AGCAGCTCGGCGCGATTGAAGTAGTCACCCGGTTTGGCGCGCACCATGTTGCGTAGGTTGCGGCGGCCGTTGATGGGCTCGACCTCGGTGCCTTCCACGCCGCGCTCGTACACGCGCAGTTGGCGGATGCGGTAGCGAGGGCCTTCGTCGATGGTGAGGCTCACCTCGATGCCGCTCTTGTCCGGCGTGAGCATCACCCGGGGGGTGCTGATTTGAACGCTGAGGAATCCGCGGTCGTAGTACAGCGCGCTGATGACGGCGATATCGCGCTCGAACGCGTCTTGCCGGAACGGGCCGCCGGACCCAAACGCGAAGAAGCCCGCGTTGCCCGTGAACATCACCTCCCGCAGCTCGTCGTCGCTGATGCTGTGGTTGCCGATGAAGGTGATGCGTCGGACGCTGACTTGAGCCTCTTCCTTGATGTTGAAGCGGATCACCACCTCGTTGTTCTTCTGCGGGATGACCTCGCTCTTCACCTCCGCCAGAAAGAAGCCTTTTTCGGCGTACATGTCGCGGATCTTCTGAACGCTCCGCTGCACCGCCGGGTAGCTGAGAATGGTGCCGTCCTTGACCTCGATCGCCTCCAGCAGGTCGTCGCTGTCGATCTCGTCGTTGCCGGTGAAGACCACCTGCCCGATGCTGGGGCGCTCACGCACGACGAAACGCAACCCGACGCCGTCGTCTCCGCGGTCGAGCTCCACGACGATGTCGTCGAAGTAGCCGGAGTTCCAGAGCTCGCGGACATCTTGCGAAAGCGTCTCGGGAGCGAAGGCCGTTCCGACCCGTTCTCGGAGGTAGGTGAGGATGTCGCTCTTGGTAACCCGCTGGTTGCCCACCACGTCGATGCGCACGATGGTGGCGCCTCGCGCCTTGTCCGCGTCCGTCGCCGGGAGTGACGGCAGCGTGGCAGGCGTGGAGAGCGGAGCCTCGGCGGCGTCCTCCTTGGGCTCCGCCGCGGGGGCGGGCTGGGCCAACGCGCGGGCGGGAGCCAACACGACCAGCAGCAGTGCTGCGGCGCGCCACAGCCAGCCGAGGAAGCGGCATCCAATGGTGGGCGGGATTTGCATCGACGGCGGCCGCTTTCCCAAACGCATCATCGGGGCGCGGTCGTGCCCATGCGGCTGACCGTGTCGGTGGGGATCGAGTTGTCGGAAGTGACCGCCATGTGCCCGAAATCGCGGGGCTCCACGTAGCCCAGAGCCGCGGTCGTCTCAAGTCGTACGCTGAAAATCCAGCGAAAAGCGAAGAGCACGGGTCGACCGGGCGTCCGGTTTTCGTCCCGGGCGGTCGGGCCAGGCCGAGACGCCGCGGATTTGGCCGGATCCCCTGCAGGATTCAGACAAACTTCGGAGCCTGCGTCTCTCGCCATACATCTTGGCCGTCGTGGCTCTGCTGGGCGCTTGCCGGTCGTCCAGCCCCGCCGACCCCTGCGTCGCAGCGTGCGCTCGGCTGACGCAGGCAGGTTGCGGCCGCGCGGGCCTCGGGCCCGAAGACCACGAGCGCTGCGTGGTCGGTTGCCGGGGCCAAGAGCAGACCGCGCGCAAGGCGAGCTGCGAGACCGAGTGGCTGTCGGCGATGCGCTGCACCGCAGCTAGGGGATTGAGCTGTGAGTCCGCACACTGCTCGGCATCCGTCTGCCTCGAGACCGGACAGGGCGTGACCGGTTGCTCGCGACAGTACGCGCGGCTCGTTGCCTGCCGAGCGCCTTGCGAGAACGCGGGCTCGACGGAGCTCGTGTCGCGCTCGGTGAAGGGGCGTGCCGTGCGCGCCGAGGTCACCCGTGCCGGCTGTCAGGGCTGCGGGACGCTGGTGGCGGGCGCACCGCCCGGCGCGCCATGTCAGAGCGCGTCCGTGTGCGCGGAGCAGTGCTGTGCCTGTCCCCGTAGCAAGTCGGCGTTCAAGACGCGCCTGTGCGTCGATGGCAGCTGCGTGAAAAGTGCCTGCGAGCTGGCGCGGACGGCGGCCACCGACGACCCGTGTCAGCTGCGGTAGTCTTCGATCTGGATGTTGAAGCGCTTCATCCAGCGATGAACCTGCATGCGCGCCTTGCCCAGCTCGCGCCCGACGGCGGCGATGTTGCCCGCGTGCGCGGTGAGCAGCGCGCGGAGCTCCGCTTCGGTTGGCGCCGCGGAGGGTGCCGCCGCCGGAGCCTGGACGTTGGACGGCGGCGGGTGGCTGACCCGCGGAGCGGACGGGAGCGGCGCCCCGTAATCGGACATGGCCTGCCGCACAGGCTCCGGAACCATGTCTTGGTCGAGAACGGGCCCCTCGCTGAGCGCCACGCAGCGCTTGATGCAGGCTTCGAGCTCTCGCACGTTGTACGGCCAATCGTAGTGCAACAGCGCGATCATGAAGGCGAAGGTGGGCCGCAGGGCGGTGCCGCCGTGGCGCGCCAGAAACGTGCGCACCAGCATGTACACGTCTTCCTTGCGGTCCCTGAGCGGGGGGAGTCGGAGCTGATACTCGTTCAGCCGAGCGAACAGGTCCTCGCGGAACGAGCCACCCTTCTGCAGGCGCCACAGGTCTCGGTGCGTCGCGCACACGATACGCACGTCCACTTGCTCCGGCGCCGTGGCACCCAGGGGAAACACCTCCTTGGCTTGCAGCACGCGCAGGAGCTTCGCCTGGGCCTCCAGCGGCATGTCGCCGATCTCGTCCAAGAGCAGCGTGCCTCCATGCGCCAAGCGGATGAGCCCTGGCTTGTCTCGGTCGGCTCCGGAGAATGCTCCGCGCTTGTATCCGAACAGCTCGCTCTCCAGCAGCGGTCCCGGGATCGCTGCGCAGTTGACGGCGTAGAATCCGCCACGCCGCCCGCTCAGGCGGTGAAGCTCGCGCGCGACCACTTCCTTGCCCGTGCCGCTTTCGCCCAGGAGCATCACGCTGAGGGGCGTGGGGGCGATGCGCACGAGGTCGGAGCCGATGCGATCCATCTGATAGCCGCCGACCAGTGCGTCGGCGCTCTGACCCCGCCGCGTGCCCCCCGCGACCAGCGCGCCGTCGATGCGGAAGCTCGAGTACAGCTCGGCGTGTTTGTCGACGAACTTGAAGATGGCGTCGCCGATGCGAATTTCGTTGCCGGGCTCCAGCTCCACGGCCGAAACCGGGCGGCCGTCCACCAGGGTGCCGTTGCGGCTACCGAGATCGCGGATCACCCAGGAGCTTCGCTCCCACGAGAGCTCGGCGTGGATGCGGGACACGGCCCCCACGGGCAAGGGCAGGTCTGCCGTCTCGTCTCGGCCCACGACCAGCCGCGGTCGGTCCAGCATGAAGGCCGGGGGCAGCGCGGGGTACTCCTCGGTGTAGAGCAGCACCAGTCCGGCCATCGCCCCGCGGCCGGGTGCGACCGGGGTACCGAACTCTTGCATCGCGCCGGTCGTCTTTTCGACCATTGAGTACTGCTCGTCCCTCGGGCTGATGCCGGCACTGCCAGCGGCACCAATGTACCGACCCGCGTGGCGCGAAACCAGTCCCTCGCTTTTCGAGGCAGGATTGGCGCCTTATGCTCCCACCCATGGCCATGGATTCGAGCTCGCTCCAGGTTGCCGCCGTCCAGCTGTCGAGCGCCGAGGACGTTCCCGAAAACCTCGCGCGCGTGAACGAGCTGGTGCACGAAGCCGCGTCGCGTGGCGCACAGATGGTGGTGCTGCCCGAGAACTTCGCGTTTCTCGGTCCCGAACCGCTCAAGCGCAGTCACGCCGAGAAGCTCGGCGACTTCGACGCGCCGATCCAGGGGGCCGTGCGACGGCTCGCGAAGGAGCTGTCCATCACCATCGTGGCCGGTGGCTTTCCGGAAGCGAGCGGCGATCCCGAGCGCCCGTTCAACACCTGCGCCGTGCTGGGGCCCACCGGGGAGCTCCTGGCGAGCTACCGCAAGATCCACTTGTTCGACGTGGAGCTGTCGGACGGAACCGTCCTGGCCGAGTCGGAGGCGACCACGGGCGGAGAGGGCGCGGTGGTGGTGGAGGTGGGCGGTTTCCGCGTCGGGCTATCCATTTGCTACGACCTGCGCTTTCCGGAGCTGTATCGAGCGCTTTCTGACCAGGGCGCGGAGGTCCTCCTGGTTCCGGCGGCCTTCACCCTGCAAACGGGCAAGGACCACTGGCACGTGCTGCTCCGCGCACGAGCCATCGAGAGCCAGTCCTGGGTGGTAGCGGCAGGGCAGTGGGGCAAGCACACCCGCGGGCGCGCTTCTTATGGGCACTCGCTCGTCGCCGACCCCTGGGGTCTGGTGGTGGCGGAGTGCTCCGACGGCCTCGGTGTCGTCACCGCCGAGCTCACGCGGGAGCTTCTGGAACGCGTGCGCGGTTCAGTGCCGAGTCTTCGGCATCGCCGCATCCGTTGAGCTCACAGGTGGCGCTTGGCGATCTCGGTCCAAGTGCCCCGCGGCTCGAGTGCGATGTAGCTCTTCCAGTACGGCCGCGCCTTCTGCGTTTCGCCGACCTGCTCGTAGGCCATCGCCAGGTTGAAGTACGCGTCGGCGAACTTGGAGTCGCTCTCCAGTGCGCCGTGGAACAGCGGGATGGCCAGCTCCGGTCGGCCGCGCTCGAGCATCACGTAGCCGAGGTTGTATTGGGCCTCGGGCTGGCGCGGGTCCATCTCCAGCGCCTTCTTGTACAGCGCTTCGGCGCCGTCCGGATCGTGGCGTCGAAAGCGAATGTTGCCGAGGTTCGTGTAGGCGATGGCCAGCCACGGATCCAGCTCGACGGCCCTGCGATACAGGTCCTCGGCCTGGTCCATGGTGAGCGGATCCTCGTCCAGCTCGCTGGCCCTGAGGTACAGCTCGTAGGCGGTGCGCGCGCGCTCGCGCCCCGCGGAAGGCCTGAGCACGCGCACCACGTCGTCCCGTAGTGAGCGAACCTCGAAGTCGAGCACCATTTGTCCCGTGAGCGGCTCGTAGGAGCCGTCCTGGGTGCGCACCACCACGCGCTGGCCGTCGGAAACGATGCGCAACTCGGCGAGCGGGCGGGTTACCCGCGGCAAGCTGCGCTTGAGCACGTTCACCGCCCGCGTCACGTCCCGCAGGCGCACGGCGCGATCCAGAAGCGTCTGTGCGGCCCGCAGCGCGATCAGGTCTGCAAAGGTGTAGGCGCGCTTTCCGCGACGGCGGCCACTGGGAGACACGACCCCCGCGCGATCGAGCGTGCGAAGGCGCCCCGGCGTGATCCCGAGAAGCCGAGCGATCTCCCCCCGCGTGAACAGGTCCGTGAGGGGCTCCCGGCTGGACGTGGAGGTCTCTTGGCGACTCGGGTTGGGTCGTTGCTTTTCATTTTCCACGCGTCCGCCGCCAGGACCGAACACCACGTGGATGACTTTTTCGTCGCGCCGCTTCTTGCGCCCCATGACTGATCCGCAGGTACTGCTTATGTCACGAATTCTTCCGCGGCGCGCCAGGTGTCAAGGGCCGAGGCGATTGAAACGTGACGGCGGCCATTTGAAGCGCGATCTTCACGCGCATACCAGCGTGCGTTCGCATGTCGAGAAACGCCCTTGACGAGGGGAGTCGAATGCGCGGGCGAGTCAGGAGCGGCGACGCGTGCGCTCTTGACCTTGCTCGAAAACGCGCGCTTCGACGTCGACGTCGATGCGCACTCCGCGGGCGTCGCGTCGCACGAAGAGCTCGGCGTGGACGCGACCAATCGGTGCGCCGGCGCGGAGCTGTGCCTCCAGACACGCGATGCGCACGGCGCGCAGCCGAGCATGTGGATCGACCGCGATCACGCGCAGCACGCGTCCTGCATCCGCGTCCGGTACCCGTCCACCTCTGGATTCGAGCGGCAGGAGCACGCTGGTGGAGCCGTAGTAGGTGCGGCCGTCGCTTTCGTCGCGGGTCGCGCCCTCGCTCATCACGTCGGCGCTCTCGAACAGCTCGCGCCAGCGGTAGTCCGCACTGCGCCACATCTGCACGGTGCGCTGCTCGACGAGGACGAGGCCCTTCGTCTTGTGCAGTCCGGGACCGGGGCGCTGCTTCACTTCGTGATCGTACGGTGAGCGTCGCCCGGACCAGAAGTTCGCGGCGCTTCGTTAAGCGCTTACGGGGGCGCTCTCCGAAATCTTGGCTGGGCCGGCGGCTCCTCTCTACCCTCCGGCTTGGAGGAGAAACGCCGTGTCCAAGACGAGCATCGCCTACGCCGGTCCCGAACGCCGCCAGCACCGCATGTACGTGACCCGAAATACGGAATATCACTTCCGTTCGGGGGTATGCGTTGCCGTCCGTGACCGCCGTTCCGGCACTTGGCTGCCGGCCCATCTGGCCCTCACGCGCACCCTGGCGGGGCGTGTGCGCTTCCAGCCCAACGGCGTCGCGCTTCCCGCCGACGGCGAGCCGGAGGTGGGCGAAGCATTGTACTTCGGCGGGGAAGGCCGCGATTTGGTCACCAGCCTGCTGTGCGAGGTGGAACGTCCCGAGAAGCAGCTGGTGGCGGACTACCCCGAACCCTCGTCCTTCGTGTTCGAGGACTGAGCGCTGGGCCGAGTTGTTGAACCAGTAGCCGAGGCTGCTGCTGCGCCGATGACGCATGTGAGACCGGGTTCGCGGCGAGTGCGAAGCAGTGTTCGCGCGTGCGCGGACGCTCAGTGGAAAAACGTCGCTAGAATGGGTCGAGACACGGAGCCACTCGCGTCGGCATCATTCTTTCATGAAGGGCATGCACCGAGCGCGGATCAACCCCCCGTGCTGGTTCAGCCAGATGGCCCTTCCGTTCGAGACAGCTTCCAATCCTCGCGACCCTCGCGCCGTTCGCATCCTGGCCAAGACCATCTATCGAGAGCTCCGCGCCAGCGGTCTCACCGAGCGGGACGTGATGGAGCTCGCTGGAGAGCTCCTGAGCCACGTGGCGACGGACGTCCGAATGGCGTCCCCGGACGATGGAAGCGACGAAAGCGCCTGACGAAACCGACGTCGGCCCTGAGGCCGGCGAACGGGGCCGGGGGCGGTGCTCGGGAAAATCGAGCAGAAATCGTACTTTGTCCGCGCGCTAGCGTTGACAGGCGGTGGGCGTTATCGGCTAAATTTCGGGGACAATCGCTGTGATTTCCCCCAATCAGGCCAGCCGACCCGTGTTCGCCATCGTGATCAGCGAAAAAGGGGGAGCCGAGCGACGCGAAGTCTTCGAACGGACGGAAATCAGCGTCGGTCGGGTCCAGGGAAACGATTTGATGTTGCCGAAGGGCAACGTCTCGAAGCGTCACGCCCGGCTCATCTATCGTGACGGTCGCTTCATCGTCACCGATCTGAACAGCACCAACGGCACCTACGTGAATCGTCGGCGCATCTCCCAAGCGACGATCGTTCGCGAAGGCGATCGCATCTACATCGGTGACTTCGTGCTTCGCATCGAGGTGCCGGAAGGTCAGTCCCAAGCCGACGAGGTCGGGGACCAGACCGGGAGCGGACCCGTGCTCGCGCGCGAGAGCGCTGCCGCAGAGCCGGGCTCGGGCGCGACGAACTTTCCCGCGGAAGGGCACGAAGACGCGAGCGGCGCCAGCTATCCGAAAGTCCCCGGTCCGCCGCGTGTGCCCTCAGGCCCGCGTCCGTCCGGTCCCGATCGTGATTCGCATCCGTCGGAGCGCCAAGCCGGTAGCATGGTGGACGTTTCCCACGCGGACATCGACGCGCGGGCCGTGGCGCCTTCCAACGAAGATCGCATCGACCACCAGGTGAGCGCGCTGCGCCAAGCGGTCGCGCTGCTGGTGGACAAGACCCTCGAGGCCGTGGGCCCGAGTGCGGTGGAGGGCAACGTCACCGACGTGGGGCGCGGCGCCGTGGAACAAGCGCTTTCCGAGCAGTTGGAGCGGCTCCGGGCGTCCG
This portion of the Polyangiaceae bacterium genome encodes:
- a CDS encoding sigma 54-dependent Fis family transcriptional regulator, which translates into the protein MVEKTTGAMQEFGTPVAPGRGAMAGLVLLYTEEYPALPPAFMLDRPRLVVGRDETADLPLPVGAVSRIHAELSWERSSWVIRDLGSRNGTLVDGRPVSAVELEPGNEIRIGDAIFKFVDKHAELYSSFRIDGALVAGGTRRGQSADALVGGYQMDRIGSDLVRIAPTPLSVMLLGESGTGKEVVARELHRLSGRRGGFYAVNCAAIPGPLLESELFGYKRGAFSGADRDKPGLIRLAHGGTLLLDEIGDMPLEAQAKLLRVLQAKEVFPLGATAPEQVDVRIVCATHRDLWRLQKGGSFREDLFARLNEYQLRLPPLRDRKEDVYMLVRTFLARHGGTALRPTFAFMIALLHYDWPYNVRELEACIKRCVALSEGPVLDQDMVPEPVRQAMSDYGAPLPSAPRVSHPPPSNVQAPAAAPSAAPTEAELRALLTAHAGNIAAVGRELGKARMQVHRWMKRFNIQIEDYRS
- a CDS encoding carbon-nitrogen hydrolase family protein, producing the protein MDSSSLQVAAVQLSSAEDVPENLARVNELVHEAASRGAQMVVLPENFAFLGPEPLKRSHAEKLGDFDAPIQGAVRRLAKELSITIVAGGFPEASGDPERPFNTCAVLGPTGELLASYRKIHLFDVELSDGTVLAESEATTGGEGAVVVEVGGFRVGLSICYDLRFPELYRALSDQGAEVLLVPAAFTLQTGKDHWHVLLRARAIESQSWVVAAGQWGKHTRGRASYGHSLVADPWGLVVAECSDGLGVVTAELTRELLERVRGSVPSLRHRRIR
- a CDS encoding tetratricopeptide repeat protein, with product MGRKKRRDEKVIHVVFGPGGGRVENEKQRPNPSRQETSTSSREPLTDLFTRGEIARLLGITPGRLRTLDRAGVVSPSGRRRGKRAYTFADLIALRAAQTLLDRAVRLRDVTRAVNVLKRSLPRVTRPLAELRIVSDGQRVVVRTQDGSYEPLTGQMVLDFEVRSLRDDVVRVLRPSAGRERARTAYELYLRASELDEDPLTMDQAEDLYRRAVELDPWLAIAYTNLGNIRFRRHDPDGAEALYKKALEMDPRQPEAQYNLGYVMLERGRPELAIPLFHGALESDSKFADAYFNLAMAYEQVGETQKARPYWKSYIALEPRGTWTEIAKRHL